TCCGCGTGTCACTTTGCTCAATGTCACGTCACCCTGTgcaaaaattaggataacatttacccccaaatCTGTGTGGGAACAACTCATGCGTGGACTTATTCGGTCTGCTAGTTGCTCGGATGGGTGACACATACTTAACTCTAAGTGTTGTCCCTGATCATACATGACTCTATGTGAGATTAAGAGTTTCTTACCATCACCAACACTAAGTGTTTCAATTTCATTATAAGCCATCTGAGATTTAAGAGTTCCATTGCCAAATGTGACATGAGTAGTGGCTCTAGTATCAGCATACCAGGTATTGTCATCTCCAAAATCTTGAACAAGAGTAGTGGAATACGCTTGAGGATCATAGTCGAACTCCAACTACGTTAGATAGCACGATTTGGGGGCTTCTCTAGTTTGGAAGTTGTCCAGTTCTTGACAAAGTGGTAATGATAAATAGGAGCAGTGTGACTAATACGCAGACAAACTTGACAAACAACTCGTGGTTGATTGAATCAAGATGGACCCTTGCCACGACTTGTGAATTGTTGAGAAGCATCAGTTGTTGGGAGTCTAGAGTTGGCATATGGTTGAACACCTCTAGCTCTTCCATTTCCAAATGCGATTTACTTGCATTTTGACATAGAGATCGATCATTGAATGGTGATGTTCCAATCGACTTTCATGCGAGAAAAGTAGGGACTATACTTCTTCAATGGACAAAGCATCACTTCTTGAAGTGATACCAGAGACAACCAAGCTAAATTTTGGGCCAAGACTATTTAACAGCTACATAACTAAATCTTAATCATTAACAGGGGAGCCTGCGAAACAAAAAGCATTAGAGAGATGGATTGGACCTTATCAACGTATTCTGAGATGGAGAGGTTGCCTTTTTGCACATTGGAGAATTGACCCTTGAGTTGGAGGCGACAAGTTTTGGTTTAACTAGAAAATTTTTGTTGCAATGCACGCCAAATAGTAAAAGAAGTAGTTGGCAAATGAGGCAAGCAAACTTTCCGACATGGATGATCGTAACCAAGACAGCAAGGGCTGATCTTTGCGCCGCTATTGTTAGTATCCAGGATTCGGTGCACCATTAACTAGCTACTGCGGAGGAGAGGGACGCCAATAAACAGGATTTCATCAAGGTCGTGTCTGATGACTGTAAGGACTACCTGCGATTTCTAAGAGAAAATTCAGACGATTCAGAATAATGGTGAGGGATTTCGAGAAAGGATTTCATTGTGGCTGTGTAGAGACAGCAGAAGCAAAGGCATTCGACATTGGTGTAGAAGCAAGGACAAGTTTGGAGGTTGAAGAAGGCATGAACGTGAGTTAAAAGACAATTGATACCATGTAGgaactcaaaaagaaaaaaaaaaagctaacaGAGAATTAGCTTAGCAAAAGCTAACTCAACTATTAGACTTAACCTTTTTATTTATAGACAAATCAGTATTAAGATTACAAGGCTTTTTAACCGAACAAAATAAAGACTAACCttaaacaacctaactaactaattcaaataacaaTTAAACTAATTACTTATTTGGGTGTTAACACTCCgaacttttagtttcttatcAATATTGCAGTATTAAGTAACAATAGTTTTGCTGActtatctttttattattattattttgcttctttaatttattgtatCAACAAAACtactcttaagaaattaaaagtttaggggagtaatttgtcaaaaaaaaaattgaggacTAATTTACCAACACTTATATAATAAAAAGTTTGGgaataaacaaaaaagaaaaggtaGAAAAAAGAATGACACTATAATAACAAATTGACACTGACTGAAAAATACCCCTTGGGATTATGAACAAATCAAATATTTGTAAATAATGGAATCATGTGCAACATAATCCAGCAATACTCCAAGACCTTTaagaaatactttttttttcccgGTTATATTTATAATACTCGCATGCAGGCAGGTTATTAAGACGTGGCCGATGGTGCTTCACCGGCAGGTCCGGTTCGGGCGTTTAAAAGTGGTTGTAGGGCTTTAACAACAATGCTCATGTTCGGGCGGAAATCCGCTTCATATTGAACACACAATGCAGCAACAGCAGCCATCTGTATTAACATCATCATCAACTATTAGATATTTGATTCTTATGCATGGAAACAAAAGCTATGTTTCTTTGTCATCAATGTATTAGTTTTCAAAAGCTAAGTAGGCAAATACCTTGGCGACTGCCTTCGGAGGGTAGTCTCCCCCGAGTCTTGCATCGATGCATTGTTTAACTTTGTCTTCACTAAGTTTAGGTGTAGCCTAAAATATCAAGGGCATAGTCAGCTCAGTTGCATAGATAGATATAACTAAACATAGTTCTTAAAAgttcagaaaattaaaagaaatcatGAAGCAGAATTTgcagaaaagagattgattttgtaccCATGTCACTAGACTCTGTTGTCCACGTGGTAATGTATGATCAACAGGCTTTCTCCCAGTCAGAAGTTCAAGCAGGACAACCCCAAAACTGTAAACATCACTCTTTGCATTCAGCTGTCCAGTCATTGCGTATCTGCcaaccataatattttttttttcaccttagtgattagattaGAGATATATCTGAAATTTACAACCTTTAGAATTGTCAGTAATTAAAGACGCTTTGTGTATCTCATCACCCACGTACACTACAAACATGTACCATAGTTCTTACAGAACTTTGGATGCTCAAACATGATCAAATATGTAAATCTTATGAGAAACAAATTATGAGTTATATGCACCTACAGACAGACACGACTATATGAATTTGTATATATTCAAATGTAAGATAATTACACGCGCACACAAATATATGTATAGttgtatatatactagtatGCATACGCATCAAAACATACAGATACGTGCGTGTCTGCAATTGTAAAGACATTTATAAGAACTTAAGAGGAAGAATCCATAAAGGGCTTACTCAGGGGCATGATAACCAAAAGTTCCAAGAACACGAGTGGAGTGAAGACGTGCTGCCATATCTGGAGCTTGATTAGACAAATCAAAGTCGGCAATCTTAGCAACATCATCATCAAATATTAGTACATTGCTAGACTTGATGTCTCGGTGGATGATATGAGGGTCTGCCTTTTCATGCAAATATTCAAGCCCTTTTGCAGCCCCCACGGCAATTTTCACTCGTTGTGCCCATGTCAGAACAGGACCAGGCTGTGCCCCTTTAACACCTTTCCTTCCTACATGGACACgcaataaagataaaaaaaccTTTCTGAAATTTGGAGAATCCAGAATTCCCATTTGACCATATTGCAATCAATTTAAGGTTGGTACTCTCATTAAAAGTGAGTGAAACTCCAATCAAGATTATACATTATTTAACTTGAAAGCTGTCAACATACCATGTAGAATGTCATGAAGAGATCCATTAGATGCAAACTCATAGGCAAGAATACGTGAATTTCCATCGATACAGTACCCCAGCAATTGAACAAAATTATCATGTTTCAGCCTTGAAACCATAGAGACCTGTAAATTTAAGCATTAATATACAAAATGAGTTCAAATCTACAAGCTTATGCAACGGAAATTCAAAGAAACAAACAAGAATCTGTTGCTAAACCTGGGCTAAGAATTCTTCGTCTGGTTGCTTGCTAGCATCTAGTTTCTTGATTGCTGCAGCTTCCCCACTTTTAAGTGTTCCATAGTATACTCTTCCATATGATCCCTCTCCAATCAAAGAGTTAGTTCCAAAATTATCCGTGATTTCCTTAAGTTCATCTGCTAATAAAGCGGGAACTTCAATGGGCTGAACCTTCACTGCTTGAGAACCCTTGGGCACAGTTTCTGAGGCATGGTAACCCCCATCATTTCCTACATCAAGAAACTAAACTCAGTCCAGTAATGATAAAATCATTGAAAATGAGAGAAATTGAGGCATGAAGAACACCAAATAAGGTTAAACAATATATTCCAAGCAAACGGGTGCGTGTAAAAGAGGAACACCATTGTaatgaagaaaataaaatagaaaattatccAAGTCGGCCTGACTAAACAAATTCTCACTGCGAAAAGGCATGCATAGTACATTGGAAGAAGGGAATACCTGCTGAACTGCGAGTCGGGTATGCACCTCCACTTTCAGCTGGTTTATGCATATCATCATCTTCACAACAGCTGAAGCAACTCATGATTCTTTAATCTCGATTACAGCTGCTtgcttccaaaaaaaaaaatccaaattaatccAATAGGTCATTTCACATATAAATGCGGAAAACTGATGACAAGCTCAAGTGTTTCGACTAAAATGCAAAGCTAATATATTTGAgagaggaaaaaagaaaaatcaactcAAATTTCCCTTTCTTCTCCAAACTCTCTCATCTGGGCTTAAATTCTAAGTTTATTACAAAGCAAAACCAACTTTTCATTCCGTTTGCTTAATCCGTAAACTTAATACTACTCTCATAGAACAGTGGGGTATTCGATTTGGATCGCACCTCAGGAAAATATGACAAATTATtagcaattttattttaactttttctgtttttaaaaaattttcaaGCAATAATTCATTAAAAGTCTTGAGTATTCTCTTTccaaaaatcatttaaaattcTACTACAGACTTCAGCTACGAGTCAGCTTTTTCAgataataaagaaataaataaataacaaaatacagaaaaacaaaaatccGATGAGATCGCTCCAGCTGACCAGAATTTTGACGATCTAAAACACTTACGGCACGATTAATAACCAGATAAAAGTTTGAAAAGGCAAAGAGAGAGCATACCAGAGTATCAGAAGCTGAAGCAGAAACCAGTGGTCGATGGCAAGCACGGTGGAGGTAGAGATCTGAGGTTGAAGGAGGGCGAAGGATAAGGCGAATATAGGGGTGCGTAGGATAAAAAGAAAGCGCCGGAGAAGCGAGAcaggaagaaagaagaagtaaaAGGATGGTGTTGAGGCTTGACTTTGTGTTCACTAAACAGTCCTCTCTTAGGTGAATGGAttggattattaattaatctttaattaattaaataataaattaacaaataaaaaatacaatactattattattattattatattagacGCGGTTGAAGATTCACAGCTAGCTAACCCAGCTTGACCAGCCAGCCACCACTACTACGACCGCCActtcttaataaaaaaatagaaaaagaaatatCAGGTGGATGACGTGTTAAAATTTGATTGGTTGGATATGCTGACTGCTCGTCTCCACTTCACCAAGGTGTAACGTCCCCGGTCGTCGCGTAcgtcttaattaatttttctttttttaaagagTTAAAAATACTTTATTACCGCTACTGCACAATCTTTTTAAGTACAAATTACGGTGATTACGCCCGAATCTAACGGATGCAGtctgaaattaatttaaaaaattagaaagacaAAATAATAGTAATTAGAAAGAGAAACAGAATCAGTTTTTTCACTGATGAAAACGACAAGAGATAACAGTTGTGAGAGGTGTCGTTTTCCTAAATGGGTATACTGTACGTATGTATAATGGAGGTTTACTTTTTACCGATAATgcccaaaaaaacaaaataaacgaCAATGCAACGCAACAAAATTAGAAagcaattttactttttttaagagagtactttttaatattataaggGTCATTTTTATAATGAATTTACAAGCGAATTAAGCGTGTGATAAAAtaaagggtaaaaataaaagtaggAAGGTGTTTGTTGTGGACTATTATTATAAAGTTGTGTAAAAGAGAGTGTTAACAGTTTCTTTGATATTTCTTTTCTTCTATTAAAGatatattttcttttgtttGCTGAGATTCTTCCATtaaatatttgattaattattccCCACGTTTCTAATTTACTAAAGTCTTCTTCATTTCTTTCCATTTTGTTTTGGTCAGGTTTGAAACAGGTCTCAGTCTCACAACTCACAAGACTGTTTAGATATTACAATTAGTTTGATTTCGAGATACATGTATATTAGAGTAAATATCATTTAAGTAAATTGAAATCAATCAcgttctcaaaaaaaaaaaaaagaaagaaatcaaTCACGTTTGTTGTTTGGAATTCATGAATtaactttgaaaaataaattgaagagatGTGTAAATAAAATCTGACGCAAAACATAGTAATTTTTTGCGTTTGCTGTATATACGCCAGTTAACGGAACTGACGCTAAAACTATATATATCGGTTAGGAACTAATGGTAAATGagaattttgtagtagtggatcCTTTTAGATGGCTTTGGAAGATGCAATGGTGTCAAAGCTTTATTTTTTAGTGGCTCTCCATCTTGAATAACTTCTTCAAGGGAAAATTTCTTTATCAATTTCTTGCTATTTGGAAATGGTTACTCCTTTACCAGATGAGGATTCATGTCTCCAATTGCTAAACACTCCCCTATTGCATCCGAAGAACAAATGGAGTAAAAGGCATTGAACGTTACTTGCTCATCTTGAGCTCTGATGGTGAGGTCTTATTTTTCAACATCAATCAAGATTCTTCCCATCACTAGAAATGGTCTCCCCAAGATGATTGGAACTTCTCTATCTTCCTCATAATCCAGAATAAACATaggcatcaagttaatgctCATTTTTAAGTCAACTAGTTACAAAGTTAAAGTGGTTAGTTATCAAACATGTGAACATTGACTCACGGTAAAAAATTTCCTTTGGCGTGCTTCTAATGATTGTCTTCCAACGTGCCTAAATCTAGTTATCAAACATGTGAACATTGACTCACGGTGCCCTGTGTGTAAGTCACACGCTGAAACGGTTGTTCATGCTCTCATCTCTTGCCCGTTTGCTCACTCTTGTTGGATAAAGCTCGGTCCACGTTATGTTCCGGATGTGTTGTCTTCCTTTGGTAGTTGGCTTGACAAACTGTTCCGTACTCTAGAAGACGACCAAGTGAGTTATGTTGCTATGGTGTGTTGGGCATTATGGAATGCCCGTAACAATACAGTTTGGAAGGATAAAAGTTCTACGGTAAGCGCAGTTCTTGCGTCGGCAAAAACTACTCTTGATCATTGGAAAAAAGCTCAAGATAACATCTGTTTGTCTTCTATGTTCTTTGATAACAAAGGAGACGGTGCTGAGCTATGGACTAAACCAGATAATAATCACATCAAGATTAATGTCGATGCTGCTCTTTTCCCGCAAGAACACTCTTATGGTTATGGTATTGTTGCCCGTGATAGCACTGGACACCTCATAGAAGCTAAAACTGGGTATTTTGAAGGCAATCTTGAAGCTTCGACAGTTGAGGCATTAAGCATCAAAGAGGCTCTCAGCTGGATTAAAAGCAAGAATTGGCAAAATGTTGAGATCGAATCTGATAGTATGATCTCTGTCCAAGGCATCCGTGGAAATCAAGTGATAAGCTCTCTTTTCGGGTTAATCttacatgattgccaaattttacTTTCCTCTTTGCCTTCCGTGAGTTTACGTTTTATTAGACGATCAGCAAATCGAGTTGCCCATGTTGTTGCACGGCACTCTCGTTTTCTCTCTGGTCGTAGTATTTTTGAGTATAATGTATGGTCTGATCTTGAATCTCTTTTGTACTCTGAATACTTATAATTCAATGAAGTAGctatttcattataaaaaaaaaaagtggttaGTTTTGCCTCCCCAATACCCAACTTCTTGAAGATAAACATAGACATCAAGTTAATGCTTATTCCTAAGTCACAAAGAGCTCTCCCAATATCATGTCCTCCAATAGAAATTGGAATGGTGAACTATTGGGATCTTTTAAATTTGGAGGGATCTTGTTAGTGAAAATGGCACTTGAATGTTAAGTTAAACCAATTGtttcaaactcgccaagtctttttttctttgtcaaattttttttcaaaaatttcacataagtgGGCATATATTCTAAAACTTTTGCCAAAGGAATATTAATGTGGAGTTGCTTCAAAACATTCAAAAGTCTCTTGAATTGAACATCttgcttttgtttttgaaatCACTATGGGTATGGAGGTGAGAATTGATGTGAGGCAGATGTTGTAGCATTCTGGACAGAGGTTAGTTTCGGTAAGCTTGAAATGTTTGCATTTTCTTTGACTTTCTTGTTGTTTTGGATTAAAGAGGGCTCACCAAAATTTGTTTTCATTATCTCCAACTCCTTGCCGCTTCTCAAATTGATAACTTTACATCTTCTATTCCTCAACTTAGTAGCAAGCTGCCTAATTTAGTTctccaaatttcaaaaaaattcatCTTGGCATTGAATGAGAGCATCAACCTTCATCATATAATCCTTCAATATGCCTTCTAAAGCATTAGATTGCATAGAAGAGCTACTAAGGTCAGCCCTTTGAGAATTCCAAGAATAATTAGGAGGTTGCTTCCATGTTTAATTGTAATAAGGTGAGAACTGATTATTCCTATTTTGATTACCATGTAGCAAATAGATGTCGGATTAGAAGGACAATTATTAAACATATGGCCATCACCGTAATAAACACAAGTAACCTCCACTAGCTTACCCATAGGTAGACAAACCATTGTGTTATGACATGTGGATAATAATCCTGAACATTAAAAGAAGTTATTGAATACAACAGATATCTAGCCTTAGGATAAGCGGTAATAAACAGATACCTGTCTCGCACTATGTCCCAAAGACAGCATTGAGAAAACACAGTACTGTGAGGTGGCGATATTTTGAGATCATTACGGAAGCTAACTAGGATGACAGAATAATATAAAGACTGAATTTGTATTGCTGGAAAGGGTAAATAACGAGTTTTTAAGAGCTTGTAACTCATTGACccacatacttg
Above is a genomic segment from Cannabis sativa cultivar Pink pepper isolate KNU-18-1 unplaced genomic scaffold, ASM2916894v1 Contig3, whole genome shotgun sequence containing:
- the LOC115711931 gene encoding pto-interacting protein 1; this encodes MSCFSCCEDDDMHKPAESGGAYPTRSSAGNDGGYHASETVPKGSQAVKVQPIEVPALLADELKEITDNFGTNSLIGEGSYGRVYYGTLKSGEAAAIKKLDASKQPDEEFLAQVSMVSRLKHDNFVQLLGYCIDGNSRILAYEFASNGSLHDILHGRKGVKGAQPGPVLTWAQRVKIAVGAAKGLEYLHEKADPHIIHRDIKSSNVLIFDDDVAKIADFDLSNQAPDMAARLHSTRVLGTFGYHAPEYAMTGQLNAKSDVYSFGVVLLELLTGRKPVDHTLPRGQQSLVTWATPKLSEDKVKQCIDARLGGDYPPKAVAKMAAVAALCVQYEADFRPNMSIVVKALQPLLNARTGPAGEAPSATS